TCTGAAAGCCGAGTTCaagaaaacggagtaccacaGGGCTCTGTTCTTTCGGCAACTCTCTTCCTAATAGCAATGCAATCAGTTTTCGATGTTATTCCACCAAACATCGAAATACTGGCATATGCTGACGATATACTGCTTATGGCCCGAGCATCATTCACTGAACTTGCACGCAGAAGACTCCAGATAGGAATCTCTGCTATCAGCAGCTGGGCAGATTCaattggtttcaaaatttcagcaCAAAAATCCAATATACTTCATTGCTGCAGTCTAAAAGGTCACaagaaaaaattcaaaccaTGCAAAATTAATGGTGCACTTGTGAAACGAGTTAAATCAGCTCGAATTCTAGGTGTTACAAtagataaaaatctttcattcaCAGACCACATCAAAAAGACAAAAGCAGATATCAAAAGCCGTATCCGGTTAACGATGGTAATAAGTGGTCGCAGCCGCTTAAGCGCGCGTAAAACCATTTATAAAATCGGTAGAAGTATCGTCTTCACAAAAATGCTATACGGGATTGAACTCTTCAGCAGTGCATCCTGGAAATCAATTGATCATTTAAAACCTTGCTACCATAGCGTAATCAGATATGCCTCAGGAGCCTGTAAGTCCAGCCCAATAAAAGCTTTGCTTGTGGAGGCTGGCCAAGTTCCCTTCGAAATGTTCATCACCAGAGCCTTGGCCAATCGAGCCATCCGAATCTCACAGAAATATCCAAATCTCACATCAACCACCACGAGAGCTAGCAAATGGCTTCAAGACATTTGCAATATCACTCTCCCGGGAGCCGCTCCTCTAACTAGAGAAGGCCCTCGACCATGGTACGACCAAGGACCAAAATTTGACTGGGCTATTAAAAACTCTGTTAGAGCTGGTGAAGCCAACAGTATAGTCACAGCTATCTTCAACAATCACATACATAAACAGTTCCCCTTCCATCGcaaaatcttcacagatggATCTGTTGATGGTGATAAAGTAGGATTTGGAATATTTTCCGACAATGCTCAGATAAAATTCCAATTACCAtccatttgttcaattttctcaGCAGAAACAGCTGCCCTCCTCGTTGCGATATCACTATGTGATGATAACACGAAAACGGTGATTTTCTCCGATTCCTACAGCTCCCTGCTTGCACTCCAGAGTGGCGAAAATAAGCACCCCTGGACCCAAAGCATTGAAGCTGGAATCAAGGGAAAGGACATCGTTTTCTGTTGGATCCCGGGACATTGCGGAATTCAAGGAAATGAATTAGCTGATCGTCTTGCCAAAGAGGGAAGAAATTCTGAACTATGGACTGATATCCCCCCGTCCGAAGACATCATCAGATGGGTTGATAACAACCTACGATCGTGTTGGGATATAAATTGGAACACCTCTAATGACTTCTTTCTAAGAAAgataaagaataccacccaTCCTTGGGTGGACAGTACTAAGCGCCCCATTCAAGTATGCCTGACACGCTTGCGTATCGGGCATACTCTCTTAACACATAATTTCTTGATCGCAAATCAACCGCGCTGCACATGGTGCAATGTAAGGCTCACAGTAGAGCATTTGTTAATCAATTGCCCAGTTTTTAACATCTCTAGAACAAAATTTCAGGTTGGAGACAGCATCAGAACTGCATTAGCAAGAGACGACATCGAAGAGGACCGGACCATAAAATTcttaaaggatacaggtttactcgacaaaatttaataatataatatcgaAATGAATACACATTAAAAGTATTTTCCTTTTATGTTCTTTtattttcagcaaaagatgagcaggtttttacgcccattttagaagcaagctcttcaagcacactaaaatgggctttttccctgctccaattgtttggttgtgtttttggccccagagccgtgtagggtgcggcgatacgacatacgtccatagcggttactaagactgagtcgagcgagaataacgaattttgcaatagtttttcttagttttcctttagttaaatttcccgccctcaagggcaagagacgaatgaactctcagagtttaaagtctctctaattcaataccttccttccttcctgctttcgttcatttcttactctactctcgcaccgtgaggactcgagctcgttagtctttcgcagacagctcgttagtcattcggtggtaaggcacacgaagtcagctcggataagcgcaccagtagcaggataggtggagaagccacatcgctatcgaccgggaacttcgcatgaaattcgtcgctatcagatatcgaccgaattgctgatccgcaagctacctttgcagcatttggttcgtggaattgctcaggacttcaaaactgacttgcgcttccaaagttccgcggttatgacgctgcaggaggcttattcgaagataccaatttgtgtgctatccatgcaaaacgcgtcacatcatgcccaaggacatccagctggcccatcgtatccgaggagagcgtgctatattagcttagcatagaatcaacggcccttttcagggctccaaatttgatggattagagtacagaaaagttttttacaggccgaactgataggagcatttagcgaaaatcgtggtttcgataataattcgttaccgataggtgccatggatatagatttccttatgaagaatatgaaatacatgacatgatgtagtgaatatatccgaagaaatcactttggtgaaactgcattataaaattatttgtgtacgaatgccgcaatcgatagtcgactctaatttgcgctgggtaatttcctcggaggactcgattcctcctttgagcattaataatgtCTTgaatgaatcacattatttgaatgatagaatgaagaagttttctgccaatttccttcaacctccaaacgtatctttctcccgtttgtcgttttcgcgttcgctaatcctttctcacaacacccatttctagtttgagaaattgttgagtaaacattgtttgccagtgcgcgtagagcgggaattcctaaagattcattgcacctctaataaattgccgaaagacgtggtcttacgttgattgcacttgattgaaaaaatccaaaacgaaatgtatttggtcgcagcattatatgagtagaaagcaaataatcgcacgaaaatgacttgattttcgcgatgtgaaacattttccgtttttcatgttatgcatccaatattggatacgaaaatttccactgatggggaaaaaatattcagaagctttcctgttaattgcgattgattgaaaaataacgaaaccaaatgtatttggttgcagtgttatatggatagaaaacattaaaataaactatttcgcatgaatgtatttttcaattcccaggggaactggcagattatttttcagcaacgatgatagcaacgagaattccgcgcgtgtatgtgtgtgtgtgtggcggctgctccgatgtttcaagcggaaccgtggcatcactctcctcctgatggattcccttttggccttgggtgcacaaacaggctcttggtgacaccgttcatcagcgttttcatgataaacgaaattagcttcacaacaacagcgacaacatgctccaatcgctgttcaatcataactgagtgggtttacgagcggcgctcgctaatataccgatttttgatttcaatagcctgttttgaatgcaattttaagactattgaaacaagtttttggatgaaaaagtaacaagtatatgacgcgtagacattttatctttcaaatgaagtgtttatcataccatttcgttcagttgtttaagagctattaatgctcaaaatctcggtctccagcgtaacgctttcgttctcgaaactttggttttacaccccggtatagaaatgaaagacgtagttctacgtcaaaaaatttcatgtaaattttagcaaatataaactgattcgggccgactaatatgatagagaatagtttgcctcatacaaactaatgccgtatccagatgtcgatacctaatcgtcgtcatcgtgaataggtaacagcgttacggtcgttgttaggtcgatgtttttttcgtcgattggattgtgggtgattccaggggtacgactaaaacgtcaaatccctcatattgccagtgtacccaatattgctgcggttcactgacattttggttctatcaattactgttgtttacatctcggtccggttatatagtcgaatagtggctaactttaaactccatgttaaatgtgaacacctccatgtgaaaccgaaatatgaaaatcgctcatgcagctagaataaagcagcgcatttttcgatttcaatcctcgtaaatgatatgttgataaacaaatgacgccatattgattttgattttgggtagcctatattcaatttatGTCTAACCCCTGGGTGATTCGGGCCgacagcgttacggtcgttgttaggtcgatgtttttttcgtcgattggattgtgggtaCCATCTTTACAGTGAATCACATTTATCCAAAATGAAGCAtatctttacatttggcatctctggttagaAAACAACACTTGTATAATATTGTCAACAAAGTTCATAAAAAATTGTTGTGAAATCATAGTCAGTGGGAAGAAGTTCATATGTTGCCGGTAACTTTTTATAAAACTCTAGCTGCTAGAAATTGTTCATGGTAAGCTCGTAAATGCTATCGCTATTATCGGCTATTTAACTATTGTTCTTGTTCTAGCTTCCGAAATGCGTTCTATTTTCGCAAGCAATTCTCATCTGCGGTGGAAAATAAACGTTTGAATCTAAGCGACACATGtataaaacaactaaaaaagaTCTGCGACGGTCGGAATTTCATCCGGGTTACGGTCGAAGGTGGAGGATGCTCTGGATTTCAATACAAATTCGATTTAGACGACAAATTGGAGGCAAATGATTTAGTTTTCGGTGAAAATCATGCAAAAGTCGTCATCGATCAAGAATCGATTGAATATGTAAACGGGTCCACTGTTGATTTCCACACAGAACTGATACGGTCAGGATTTCGGATAATTGATAACCCTAAAGCGGAACAAGGTTGTTCATGTGGAGCCTCATTTTCCATCAAAATTAATTGATTTTGATGGGAGAATGCTTCCGAAATAAAGAACTTAGTTGGATGTAGTAATAAAATGTATTTAAGTGTTTCTTACTGGAATCTGCGAACATATTAGAATATTTCGTATCAAATATTTTcatacttgcaaataacagaaAACGTTTCACCACCAAGGCGTCTAGCTAACCATTCATTTTTAACAACTGCCAGTTTTAATGTTTCGCATGTAAATTTAGCGTTTAAGTTAGTGTGAAGGGCTCTTGCCATTCCAACTATGATCAACAAATCACTTTCCCATATTGCGTCACTGAGATCTGTAAAGAAAGATGTCAGTCATATACGGAGTACTTTGTGTGCAGACAGACCTGGTGTTATAAGGCGAAAATCTAGACATGGGCCGTTTTGTTCATTACCAAAAATTTGCAGCATGCCGGTATTGTATGCGTAACTAATAATCTTACATTCCATACAACATTGTTTTACCAAATGTTTTAGTTCCCCATACGTAATATCGTTCAACGCTGGTTTCGTGTTGGCACAAAGTAACACCTTTGTTTTTCTCTTGAGAAGCTCTCTTACGAGAGGTAGAATTCCTAGTACTATGTCTGTCCCTGAATTGTCTGTAAAAATTGTTGCACAAGTATGTGGTGGTCCCTAGAAAAACAACaattagaacaaaaaaaaaacctttcaacAGAAACGCCGATTCAAATTCAATGAACTATATGATTCTCACCTGTATTCTTTGAAGCCATTCGTCTAAACAATCGATTAACCAAGGACGTTTCTGAATGCGTTCCATAGCTTCATCTAATCCGAAGTTAGTATCACTCTCGAGTATCTGGGAAACCGCTTGTGCGCCCCAGTCGAACATATTCCCTGTTAGATTGGGATGTATATATTCATAATGTCAAGTCAATTTTAGTATGGTTAAATTAAAGGTTAAATATGATTATAGGCGACTGTTAGTTTTTGTAAAACAAATGAGGAAATTATTGAAACACGAATGTGcgcaatagatattcacaatcgactcgttgtgaatatattcagaggaagattgatctgcatcaaagcatggagttattttgaattttttattaaaacctagtaatagcaaaccgcggtccataacttttaatggcacacttgaacagtctgaacaggctatagcatctaagtttaacgattattttgtcaatagtgtttcattgatcaatcagccCGTTGAATAGGTCGATGAatctgatgaaataaaacagccggttaataGTAGATGtacatttgaatgttttcacccaattacatcaaacgaacttagaactatttgcttttctttaggaaaaacggctaGAGTGGATAATACCAAtactagagttattcaagattgctttcatatcATCGGTCACATCTAGCAGGACCTTAATAATAAATCTTTGCTAACTGGGCTTGTGcctaaggtgtggaaggaatctttaaAAGTTCCAATTCAAAAGGATGCTGGAACGATtcaagccgaagagtttcgtcccatcaatatgttgcaAACGCtacagaaaatattagaattagtcgttaaaggccagctgctggaatatttaaattccaatgctttgctaataccagaacaatcgggatatcgggaaggtcattcctttGAAGCCGCATTGATCTTgatattagcaaaatggaaagagaagctagagtgcaaagagaatatcattgctgttttcttggatctaaaacgcgcttttgaaacaatttctaggcccttgttgttgaatacgattaagcgctttggatttacgaatactgcatataaatggtttaaaagctatttaaatgacaCAACTCAACAGACtatttttattgatttaatttcCAATCCCCTAGAGAATAATCTAGGCATACCTCAGAGATGTGTATTAAGGcctcttttatttattatgtatatcaatgacatgcgaagagttttacgattttgtgatatcaatctttttgcagatgatactgtgttattcattgcagctcaTGATTTAGATCAgatcgttttacatttgaatggagatttacattctttaagtatGTAGTTGAattataagcaattgaaattgaacacaagtaaaactaaatatatggtaatttcgcgaaatcgtttaaatgaaaacgtctccattGTAATTGATAATGTgactattgatcgagttcgggacattaaatatGCGTGAtaattgatgacaaactcaagttcaacactcacattaacaaatcaatcatctcccCTCATTAGgtttttgctcttccatttcaTTTTTAGCCATagatacacaaatatcgagattacagcgctcgcgaaacaaaataatgcggttgatactaaaatgtaacagattcacttcctcatctttaatgttggacgctctgcaatggctatccgtgaagcaaagaattgtttatttaactgtagtgttcatttttaaagtaaataacggtttgctgcctcgatatttgtgtgagcGAGTTGAAAGAGTAAGTGACTctcatagttataacactagaaacgcgaatgaattaagaacaccccatttcttgacatgtgctccacaaaattcgttgtattctaaaagaataaatttgttcaactcgatgccaagacatattaaatgtgcaaaaacacttacagaatttgagaggcactgtatttcacatgtgAAAGCTGTGTTTTATTAATAACCGAAcgaatttttttctaattcttaTGACGAAaatctttactgacgaagttttatacgaatgGATcatttaatgtggacaattctTTTGcgatttgtttttaatattttttaatgaatctgacgaagtttttctgaacggattatattatgtagactatttcaattttttgaaatatcatttttttaaatttgtattgatctctattatgtgtcatgatcttggtgatgatgaactatttttattttgtcgtttttgtagttgtattaattaaaaaaagaaagtagtctacaaaattaaattgaatgatattaaattgaaagttttttaaatgctggtctagaaatttttcgtaaaggaaattttctcgattccTCTGAATcaggatattcatagtcaatccaaaacaaggctgggggttggacttgtgctctggtggaccactttgCTGCAAGGGgcttgtcgggaccgtatcaGCTCTGTGGTGGACATGACTGAACATTGACTcgtcttttgacattgcaattattTGAACATATATCTGTAAAtgaaatcagttcgtttttttatgtttgctaaactgatttcaatgtcgagaaaaaattttttttagataactcgttTTGCTCAAAGCTCTGTAGGGGagtcgggaccatcatcatcatgtgCTCTATTGAAAacgtgaaaataattgttcaagcACTAACTTGGATATCTGTTCAAATTACCTAACCCGCAATCATCCAAAAATTTACAACTACTATTCGAGTCAGCCTTTACACCGTCTACAGCCTAAATTTGTATACATAATCAAAAAGATAGATCTGGCTCCGTTCCTTCGTTAATTGACAGGAACACAATGAAATagattttgaattaaaaaccaCAAAGAACTCTACACGATTT
The Toxorhynchites rutilus septentrionalis strain SRP chromosome 2, ASM2978413v1, whole genome shotgun sequence genome window above contains:
- the LOC129769006 gene encoding iron-sulfur cluster assembly 2 homolog, mitochondrial, which produces MLPVTFYKTLAARNCSCFRNAFYFRKQFSSAVENKRLNLSDTCIKQLKKICDGRNFIRVTVEGGGCSGFQYKFDLDDKLEANDLVFGENHAKVVIDQESIEYVNGSTVDFHTELIRSGFRIIDNPKAEQGCSCGASFSIKIN
- the LOC129769004 gene encoding 4'-phosphopantetheine phosphatase, giving the protein MASSKHFHLLQDFQSYNPDTLDLSQDAEAKDYWFQCFNRLVLKFEQQAAKSQGSDPTAFNRAAQFREHFVNQLKILQQQNSHSNPLAIRNLLELNEASLRLYGFDDPWKEQKRLENEASLKRLKYRLQRIDLLKDTNAKWMEIIKGVLAGNMFDWGAQAVSQILESDTNFGLDEAMERIQKRPWLIDCLDEWLQRIQGPPHTCATIFTDNSGTDIVLGILPLVRELLKRKTKVLLCANTKPALNDITYGELKHLVKQCCMECKIISYAYNTGMLQIFGNEQNGPCLDFRLITPDLSDAIWESDLLIIVGMARALHTNLNAKFTCETLKLAVVKNEWLARRLGGETFSVICKYENI